A window of the Desulfovibrio oxyclinae DSM 11498 genome harbors these coding sequences:
- a CDS encoding integrase core domain-containing protein, which produces SSPSFVREPQGNGIAERFVRILKENLLWVRRFNTVEELRKALLKFKETYNRQWIIGRHGYKTPSQVRERQIVLTECAA; this is translated from the coding sequence AAGCTCCCCGTCATTCGTCCGTGAGCCCCAAGGCAATGGCATCGCGGAACGATTCGTTCGCATCCTCAAGGAAAATCTGCTTTGGGTCAGGCGATTCAACACGGTCGAAGAGTTGAGGAAGGCCCTGCTGAAATTCAAGGAAACCTACAACCGGCAATGGATCATCGGCAGGCACGGCTACAAGACGCCGAGCCAGGTCCGCGAAAGGCAGATCGTGCTCACTGAGTGCGCGGCGTGA